GGGGTTCCGAACCGTCGGGGCTCGCTCCGGTGCCGCCCGCACTCGTACGCCTGCCGTCGGAGGAGTCGCCGTCACCGGGTTCCGGCGTGCCGCCGTCCGTCGGTTCCTCAGGCGTTCCCGTACGTTCCGGATCGGGGCTCTTGCGGGATTCCGGATCGGCGCCCTGGGGCTCCTCGACCTCAGGGCCCGCCACCGACACGGACGAGGCGGGCTCGGGTTCGGCGGGGCCGAACGGGAAGTGGCCGTGCAGCACTCCCGTACCGGCGGCCACGGCGACGCCGCCCAGCGCACCGGCCGCGAGGACGGTGACCAGGCCCAGCCGCAGCGGACGCCCCCACCGGGAGCGACGGCGGGCGGACGCGACACAGCGGGACTCCCGGAACGCGGCCAGCGCGTCCGCCTCACCCGAAGACTCGGCCCCGTACGCGGAAGCAGCAGCCGAGCCGGAAGCCGAGCCGGAAGCCGAGCGGGAAGCCGAGCCGGAGCCGGAAGCCGCAGCCCCGGAAGCCGCAGCCCCGGAACGCAGCTCCTCCAGCGCAGCGGCGAGTTCAGCGGCTCCCGGCCTCCCGGCCCCGGCCCCGCCCCGACCCCCGCCCGGCACGCCCTCGTCAGCCTCGCCGCGCAGCAGCCGTTCCGCCGTCGCCTCGTCAAGCCACTCGTAGCGCTCGTCGGCCATCACGTTTCCCTCTGCGTCCGCGCGCGTGATTGCGTCACACCCGGGCCCTGCGTCATCGTCCCGGCTCCCGCCCCCGCACACCGTCTGACCCGCTGCGGCGGTACGACGTCCAGCAGCCCGTCAAGACCGTCCACCGGCTCCTCCCCTGCCCCCTCGCCCGGACCGTCGCCCCCCGCCCCGCCCAACAGCTCCGCCAGCCTCTTCAGCCCCCGGTGGGCCGCCGTACGAACGGCTCCCGGCCGCTTCCCGAGCGTCTTCGCGGCGCTCTTCGCGTCGAGCCCGACGACGACACGCAGCACCACGGCCTCTGCCTGGTCCTGCGGCAGCTGCGCGATGAGCGCCATGGTCCGGCCGGTGGCGAGGGACTCCAGCGCCTCGCCAGCCGTGTCGGAGGCGGCCGGTTCGTCGGCGAGTTCGGTGTCGTCGCCGCCCACGGCGGGACGGCGGCCCCGCATCCGGATGTGGTCGAGCGCCCGATTGCGGCCGATCCGGGCCGCCCAGCCCCGGAACCGGTCCGCGTCGCCGTGGAAGCGGTCCAGGTCACGGGCTATCTGGAGCCATGCCTCGGACGCGACGTCCTCCGCGTCCGGTTCGCCGACCAGTGTGCGTATGTAGCCCAAAAGCCGTGGATGCACGGCGCGGTACACAGTCCGGAACGCCTGTTCGTTCCCGTCCTGTGCCGCGAGCACCGCGGCGGTCAGCTCCGCGTCGTCCCCCAGCACTCTTCTCAACCTGTCCCCAGCCGATGCTGGCGCTCCCCAGTCGATGCTGGTCCTCGTTGCCGGTCCCCCCGAGTGCACCACGTGCACCACTTGCACCCGCCCCAGCGCGAATGTGCACGCTACGACGCCGACGGGCGATTAGTCCATGGCTTGTACAACCTGCAACGACCTGCTGACTCACCGAGGTGTGACAGAAAACGCACTCGCGGCGCAGTAGGGGGTACGGGCTCGTCGCACAGCCCGTACGGATTGGCGGCCGGGGTCACTCCTGTGGGGGGTGGCGGCCCCGGCTGCCCTTCCGGCTCCGAAGCCTCCGCGCTCAGGTGTTCCGCCTCCGGGCACCCCGCCCCCACGGCTCAGGCGCGCCGCGCCCTGCGCGCCGCCGCGGCCCGCAGCACGCGCTTGCCCTCCGTCGACTGTACGAACGCCGCCCGCAGCCCGTCGCCGTCCCCGGCCAGCAGGTCGAGCAGCCGCTCCTGGCGGCGCAGTTCGCCGGTGGCCAGCGGCCCGCCGTCCCGGTCGCCGTCCAGGTACCGGTGTACGGAGAGGGCCGCGGCCGAGCACTCCCCGGCCCAGACGCGCAGTTCGTCCGCCGCGTAGACACGCGGCACCGCCGCGGCGCGGCGCAGTACCGCCACCGGTCCCGAGTCGGCGCGGGCGACCGCCCGTACGAGAACGGCGGCGGCCGACCGGAGCCTGCCGAGCCACTCCTCGCCGCCCTCGGCCGCCTCCCAGAGCGGACGCAGCGCGGCATCCGTGTCGACGGTGACCCCGGCTGTGTACTCGGCGGATTCCGCGTATTCCGCATAGTTCACGTATTCCGCATAGTTCACGTATTCCAGCATCGGCAGGCAGCGGTCCAGGCAGGCGAGCGCGCTCACAGCGAGCGCGCGCTCGTCGGCACGGGAGATCCGGTCGGTCAGGTCG
This is a stretch of genomic DNA from Streptomyces sp. NBC_00237. It encodes these proteins:
- a CDS encoding RNA polymerase sigma factor, producing the protein MLGDDAELTAAVLAAQDGNEQAFRTVYRAVHPRLLGYIRTLVGEPDAEDVASEAWLQIARDLDRFHGDADRFRGWAARIGRNRALDHIRMRGRRPAVGGDDTELADEPAASDTAGEALESLATGRTMALIAQLPQDQAEAVVLRVVVGLDAKSAAKTLGKRPGAVRTAAHRGLKRLAELLGGAGGDGPGEGAGEEPVDGLDGLLDVVPPQRVRRCAGAGAGTMTQGPGVTQSRARTQRET